Proteins from a single region of Ziziphus jujuba cultivar Dongzao chromosome 1, ASM3175591v1:
- the LOC107431891 gene encoding 1-acyl-sn-glycerol-3-phosphate acyltransferase isoform X1 — MDNSGSGSFMRNRRLESFLNTSSSPTYREKPKVSVKEEAAQKPKADVYQDDDDDDGWVLALISCIRIVTCFLTMMVTTFIWALIMLVLLPWPYERIRQGNIYGHVTGRLLMWILGNPRKIEGSEFSNKRAIYICNHASPLDIFLIMWLTPTGTVGIAKKEIMWYPLFGQLYILANHLRIDRSNPTAAIQSLKEAADAVVRNNLSLIIFPEGTRSRNGRLLPFKKGFVHLALQSGLPIVPMVFTGTHLAWRKGSSHVRPAPLTVRYLDPIITDDWTADKIDEYVKMVHNLYVKHLPESQRPPES, encoded by the exons ATGGATAACAGTGGTAGTGGATCATTCATGAGGAATAGGAGGTTGGAAAGCTTCCTCAACACAAGCTCTTCTCCAACTTATAGAGAAAAACCAAAAGTTTCGGTGAAAGAAGAAGCAGCTCAGAAACCAAAAGCCGATGTTTATCAGGACGACGACGACGATGATGGATGGGTTTTAGCTTTGATATCTTGTATCAGAATTGTCACTTGTTTCTTGACAATGATGGTTACAACTTTCATATGGGCATTGATTATGCTTGTTCTCCTACCATGGCCTTATGAGAGGATTAGGCAGGGAAATATTTATGGGCATGTCACTGGTAGATTGTTG ATGTGGATCCTTGGGAATCCTAGAAAGATTGAAGGTTCTGAATTCTCTAATAAGAGGGCAATTTATATCTGCAACCATGCTTCTCCTCTAGATATTTTTCTTATAATGTGGTTGACTCCAACAGGCACTGTTGGCATTGCAAAAAAAGAG ATCATGTGGTATCCCCTTTTTGGGCAACTTTACATTTTGGCCAACCATCTTCGTATAGATCGCTCCAACCCGACTGCAGCCATTCAATCCTTGAAAGAG GCAGCTGATGCAGTTGTGAGAAACAACCTTTCTTTGATAATATTTCCGGAGGGCACCAGGTCAAGAAATGGACGATTACTTCCCTTCAAAAAG GGTTTTGTTCATTTGGCACTGCAATCAGGCCTGCCAATAGTTCCAATGGTCTTTACAGGCACCCACCTAGCATGGAGGAAGGGCAGCTCACATGTTCGACCTGCACCTTTAACTGTCAGATATCTCGATCCCATAATCACTGATGATTGGACAGCTGACAAGATCGACGAGTATGTTAAAATGGtacataatttatatgtaaaacACCTGCCTGAGTCACAGAGGCCTCCTGAATCTTGA
- the LOC107431891 gene encoding 1-acyl-sn-glycerol-3-phosphate acyltransferase isoform X2 has translation MDNSGSGSFMRNRRLESFLNTSSSPTYREKPKVSVKEEAAQKPKADVYQDDDDDDGWVLALISCIRIVTCFLTMMVTTFIWALIMLVLLPWPYERIRQGNIYGHVTGRLLMWILGNPRKIEGSEFSNKRAIYICNHASPLDIFLIMWLTPTGTVGIAKKEIMWYPLFGQLYILANHLRIDRSNPTAAIQSLKEGFVHLALQSGLPIVPMVFTGTHLAWRKGSSHVRPAPLTVRYLDPIITDDWTADKIDEYVKMVHNLYVKHLPESQRPPES, from the exons ATGGATAACAGTGGTAGTGGATCATTCATGAGGAATAGGAGGTTGGAAAGCTTCCTCAACACAAGCTCTTCTCCAACTTATAGAGAAAAACCAAAAGTTTCGGTGAAAGAAGAAGCAGCTCAGAAACCAAAAGCCGATGTTTATCAGGACGACGACGACGATGATGGATGGGTTTTAGCTTTGATATCTTGTATCAGAATTGTCACTTGTTTCTTGACAATGATGGTTACAACTTTCATATGGGCATTGATTATGCTTGTTCTCCTACCATGGCCTTATGAGAGGATTAGGCAGGGAAATATTTATGGGCATGTCACTGGTAGATTGTTG ATGTGGATCCTTGGGAATCCTAGAAAGATTGAAGGTTCTGAATTCTCTAATAAGAGGGCAATTTATATCTGCAACCATGCTTCTCCTCTAGATATTTTTCTTATAATGTGGTTGACTCCAACAGGCACTGTTGGCATTGCAAAAAAAGAG ATCATGTGGTATCCCCTTTTTGGGCAACTTTACATTTTGGCCAACCATCTTCGTATAGATCGCTCCAACCCGACTGCAGCCATTCAATCCTTGAAAGAG GGTTTTGTTCATTTGGCACTGCAATCAGGCCTGCCAATAGTTCCAATGGTCTTTACAGGCACCCACCTAGCATGGAGGAAGGGCAGCTCACATGTTCGACCTGCACCTTTAACTGTCAGATATCTCGATCCCATAATCACTGATGATTGGACAGCTGACAAGATCGACGAGTATGTTAAAATGGtacataatttatatgtaaaacACCTGCCTGAGTCACAGAGGCCTCCTGAATCTTGA